One genomic window of Rhizobium sp. Pop5 includes the following:
- a CDS encoding ABC transporter permease: protein MATVQQGILELLSPYPPGWGGVLLAGAVSTVAISACAFAVGLLLGTGGALGKLSGNRALRLLLDLYTTVIRAVPELILIVGLYYAGTDGLNRLLVALDLPPIEVNGFVAAVAVLGFVQGAYMTEVLRGAILAIPVGQIEAAKAFGMGPALRFRRILLPALLPNALPGLANLWMSVTKDSALVAVVGYQELALATRLAGASTKHYFVFFLASALLYLAITLVSNVAFKLIEGRVRRGQPHLA, encoded by the coding sequence ATGGCGACCGTGCAACAAGGCATTCTGGAGCTGCTGTCTCCCTATCCTCCGGGATGGGGCGGCGTTCTTTTGGCAGGTGCGGTTTCCACGGTCGCCATCTCGGCCTGTGCCTTCGCCGTCGGGCTGCTGCTCGGCACGGGCGGCGCGCTTGGAAAGCTCTCGGGCAATCGAGCGCTCCGCCTTTTGCTCGATCTCTATACCACCGTGATCCGCGCCGTTCCGGAACTGATCCTGATCGTCGGGCTCTATTATGCGGGTACAGACGGCCTCAACCGGCTTCTGGTCGCGCTGGACCTGCCGCCGATCGAGGTGAACGGTTTCGTCGCGGCCGTCGCCGTGCTCGGTTTCGTTCAAGGCGCCTATATGACGGAGGTGCTGCGCGGCGCGATCCTCGCCATTCCTGTCGGCCAGATCGAAGCCGCCAAGGCCTTCGGCATGGGACCGGCGTTGCGGTTCCGCCGCATCCTGCTTCCGGCGCTTTTGCCGAATGCGCTGCCGGGTCTTGCCAATCTCTGGATGTCGGTCACCAAGGACAGCGCGCTGGTCGCGGTTGTCGGCTATCAGGAATTGGCGCTCGCTACCCGTCTCGCCGGAGCGAGCACCAAGCATTACTTCGTCTTCTTCCTTGCCTCGGCTCTTCTCTACCTCGCGATCACGCTCGTTTCCAACGTCGCCTTCAAGCTGATCGAAGGGCGAGTGCGGCGCGGCCAGCCGCATCTGGCCTGA
- a CDS encoding ABC transporter permease: MSFTWISSYWPLLLTGAWQTVALLVISVVFGFVLAIGLAFAQVSGGRLTRLLARGYCTFFRGTPLLIQLWLLYYGVGSLLPMIPGIRQSLFWPILREGFFFASVSFTLNYAAYEAEVLRGALLAVPKGELEAGRAFGLSPWKLTRRIWLPRAIRIALPTIAGEIVMQLKATPLAFTVTVMDLYAVANKVRQDTLLVYEPLIVVTLFYLALTAVIARVFRGFEAQVPVRR; the protein is encoded by the coding sequence GTGAGTTTCACCTGGATCTCTTCCTATTGGCCGCTTCTGCTCACCGGTGCCTGGCAGACCGTTGCGCTGCTTGTCATTTCCGTGGTGTTCGGCTTCGTCCTTGCCATCGGTCTCGCCTTTGCGCAGGTGAGCGGCGGCAGGTTGACCCGGCTTCTCGCCCGTGGCTACTGCACCTTCTTCCGTGGCACCCCGCTGCTGATCCAGCTGTGGCTGCTCTACTACGGGGTCGGTTCGCTGCTGCCGATGATCCCCGGCATTCGCCAGAGCCTGTTCTGGCCGATCCTGCGCGAAGGCTTCTTCTTCGCCTCCGTCAGCTTCACGCTGAATTATGCGGCCTATGAGGCCGAAGTGCTGCGCGGCGCGCTGCTTGCCGTTCCCAAGGGCGAGCTCGAAGCCGGCCGCGCCTTCGGCCTCTCGCCCTGGAAGCTGACCCGCCGCATCTGGCTGCCGCGCGCCATCCGTATCGCCCTGCCGACCATAGCAGGAGAGATCGTCATGCAGCTCAAGGCGACACCGCTCGCCTTCACGGTGACGGTGATGGATCTCTACGCCGTGGCAAACAAGGTTCGCCAGGACACATTGCTTGTCTACGAACCGCTCATCGTCGTCACTCTCTTCTATCTCGCCCTGACCGCAGTCATCGCCCGCGTCTTTCGAGGTTTCGAGGCGCAGGTGCCGGTTCGCCGTTAG